DNA from Centroberyx gerrardi isolate f3 chromosome 20, fCenGer3.hap1.cur.20231027, whole genome shotgun sequence:
TGTTCCTgcaacaggcagagaggaaaactAAGACCAACGCAGTGACAAGAATCGAGTCGGCACATAAATACTTAATATTCAAGTATGAGATATTCCACTATATACATACTTCTGCATGCAAGCACATCCTGGATGCCAGCATTACTGACAATCTATATAGTAAATGTTTTTCATCTCACAGACCCCCCCAGATATGCACATTAGGGCCTGTGTTTGATTAAAGTTTCCTCCCAGGGACCCCATAATTGTGAAATCTCCAATTAGAAAGTCATTCTTTGACATTTTCTAAATGGGACAATATCCAGTGAATTTAAATAAACCATTTCTcgttttgctggggaccctcaaggacccctgggatTTCTGCCACTTTGAGACCTGCTGTTTTAGGCAGTGCTTTCAATCAAACTAGCATGAACTACAGACATTAAATGGACAGTTTGCAAGCAGAAGCCTCGGTGCCTGCAGGAGGCCAAACACGGCCTAGTGCCTCCACCAGGAAGGGAGAATGCAAACGGCACTAACTTGCTGACGTCGATGCAGAAGTCTCCTCTGATGGTTCCAGGCTTGGAGTCGGCGGGGTTGGTCTCGCCCAACATGACCCTGCCTGTCTTCACCGCGCCCTTGCCTTCCCACACCTAGGATTACACAAGAGCAGAGGGATATGAGCAGAGGTACGAGACTAGACTGCAGCCAATTCAGCAGCTGGCTTCTCTTCGAGCATCTTTTTGACTGCAAGCTACAAATTAATTGCTTAAAAACACGAGGTGCTCGAGCTGCCTGATGTTCTGTCATAATCTCCATGATAAACATAACAGTTATGTTAATGAGGCATTAGAAAATATTTccatgtcaacatacttgtcctTACATAACACATGGCTGGTATTAATATGAATGCCATATTTTAACATTAAgaagttatagtagtttcaagaaaattcctGATTGTGTGATGTGAACGTTTTGGATTGCTACAACCATCACCTCATCAGGaaattttgtcatttgaaaacaaaaaagatccaAAAGCAGCAAAGCATTTGAAGAAAAGTTGGGTATTCATTTGCCACAATTCCAGGTAGGGAAAACAAGTTACAGACTACAACTTTTCTCCCAGGTTTAAGACCTTTTGGCTCAAAAGGCATCTAATGTTACTTTACACCATGTTATCTTCTGGTGTCTTACCATGGCAACCACTGGGCCAGAGTTCATGTATTTGATGAGGGTAGGGAAGAACGGCCTCTCCTTCAGGTCGGCGTAGTGCTGCTTCAGGTGCTCCTCGGAGGCCTGCGGCAGGTAGACACAAGTTATTAATTCCTGTAACTACTGAGGTAGATCAAAGCTCAGGGCTTACCAACTACACAGGTGGGTGGGATCTTTTCCAATAAGACTGTATGCTGCATTCATATCTTATGGGAAAAGATAGATACAAGTTTCCTACTAGAAGATACCCTTCACCTCAACTTCCACTACTTGGGAAGTCAGGGGTTTGGCGACAGACCCCGATTCACCACTGAGGTGATCCAACGCCTGTAGTTAAATGTCAGGGATGAGGAATTTGTCATAAAACCAGCAAAACGGACAATTTTCATCATTTAAGTCATTTTGTCaaaactcttaaaatgccatggcaggacaTGACTAGTTGctggatttttcatttgtggttgacattacAATGTTTGGGTTTGCTGTCAAACATCAAGTCAAATGTATCACTAAATGCATGTGTCAAGCATTGAAAGCTGACAAGTAGTAACTAATGTCCATAGAAAATCATGGTGTTTGATGCCGTCAAATCTGTGAACACATTCAAATCGTCACTTTGAGCTGACAAGTTGTCTCAACATTTACTCCCATATGATGGTAAGCGTTTAAAATTTAAGTAGTTGAATACCCAGAAATCTTGTAATGTGaagtcagtaaactgcacacagcacggtCATGTTTACCAACTCAGCTGGATtgtgatgcttcataccaaaggaGACCAAAGAAAAAAAGCTCTTAAAGAGATCCAATGTTTGTCAGTCCAGccttctctggacagagcgctgctcactgctctTTTGGAGACATTTCATTCCCATGTTTTGATTTATCACTTCCAGTATAGAGAAGTGACCGTAGCagacagaatttcatttgggcaaatctgACGTCTCAAttgtggggggtgggtggaCGTTCTTCAGTTGTTGCCCCACTTAGGCTCATAAGTGGGGCAACAGGTGCATTTTACATAAAATCTTGCATAATGCGGTTCTAAAATAAGCCACAGTGAATCGTGACCAGTTAAGCGTCGCGCCACCAGGTCAGAGATCACAGGGAGATGCTACAGAGGATAACGAAACCTCAACTCAGCACTAATCGCTTGTGCTACAGTCAGGAATAGACGAGCAAGCTAATCAGCTCACTGGAGGTCTTAGCTGTCACTGCACAATCACAAGATCATGTGCACATAGGTGACTCAACCCAAGAGAACACTAATAACCATTATGAATGCTATGCAACCAATATCAAACCATTTGCCTTAGATGCAAATACAGGCCTATGTTCCAAgcacattgtgtgtgttgtagtgtcaCAGGCCTGCCAACAGTTACACAAGAGTCATTGATTTGTTACTTACATGGAGCATTTTCATGCCAACGAGTTTGAAGCCTTTCACCTCGAACCTCTTGATGACCTCACCAATAATTCCCCTCTGGACGCCATCGGGCTTGATGGCGATGAAGGTGCGCTCCTCAAGCTCAGCCATGATTCTGCAACAAAGTAACGaggatttaaaaaacaaaacgccACCAGCACACAATGTGCAGCAGCAACAAGTGTGGAAAATCACTCACGCAGTTTGGGTGCACGTGGCACAGTCGGTGGGGCCGGATGCCGAGGGCCCCG
Protein-coding regions in this window:
- the nme2a gene encoding NME/NM23 nucleoside diphosphate kinase 2a, with the protein product MAELEERTFIAIKPDGVQRGIIGEVIKRFEVKGFKLVGMKMLHASEEHLKQHYADLKERPFFPTLIKYMNSGPVVAMVWEGKGAVKTGRVMLGETNPADSKPGTIRGDFCIDVSKNIIHGSDSVESAKKEIALWFPKPEELVSYDSCAFSWLY